Proteins from a genomic interval of Gluconacetobacter diazotrophicus PA1 5:
- a CDS encoding YjbE family putative metal transport protein (Members of this highly hydrophobic protein family,regularly are found preceded by the yybP-ykoY manganese riboswitch (see RF00080). A metal cation transport function is proposed.) has translation MDLSALASFLQVVLIDLTLAGDNAVVIGLAVRGLPATQRQRAILVGVAAAALIRVGLALVAVRLLAIIGLTLAGGILLLWVCWRMFRELRGPQGTHDAEAASQGTARPGALRSAIVRIVVADLSMSLDNVLAVAGAAGRHIWVLVSGLAISVLMMAVAAAMIARLLERYRWIAWVGLLIVLGVAVELIVKGGGEVWHSVS, from the coding sequence CTGGACCTTTCCGCACTTGCGTCGTTTCTCCAGGTCGTCCTGATCGACCTGACGCTGGCAGGCGACAATGCCGTCGTCATCGGACTGGCGGTTCGCGGCCTGCCTGCCACGCAACGGCAGCGGGCCATCCTGGTCGGCGTGGCGGCGGCGGCGCTGATCCGCGTCGGGCTGGCGCTGGTCGCCGTGCGGCTGCTGGCGATCATCGGCCTGACCCTGGCGGGCGGAATCCTGCTGCTGTGGGTCTGCTGGCGGATGTTTCGCGAACTGCGCGGGCCGCAGGGCACGCACGATGCCGAGGCGGCATCGCAGGGGACGGCGCGTCCCGGGGCGCTCCGTTCCGCCATCGTGCGCATCGTCGTGGCCGACCTGTCGATGAGCCTGGACAACGTCCTGGCCGTGGCCGGTGCGGCGGGCCGGCATATCTGGGTCCTGGTCAGCGGACTCGCGATTTCGGTGCTGATGATGGCGGTCGCGGCCGCGATGATCGCCCGCCTGCTGGAACGCTATCGCTGGATCGCCTGGGTCGGACTGCTGATCGTGCTGGGCGTCGCCGTCGAACTGATCGTCAAGGGGGGCGGCGAGGTCTGGCACTCCGTGTCATAA
- the purB gene encoding adenylosuccinate lyase has product MVPRYTRPAMAAIWAPENRYRIWFEIEALACEAMAQYGAVPAEAAKVVREKGDAAMAAFSQADLDRIDEIEAETRHDVIAFLTWLAEKIGPESRFVHLGMTSSDVLDTCLSVQLVQATDMLLADLDAVLDALKRRAFEHKYTLTIGRSHAIHAEPTSFGLKLAGHYAEFARNRERLVRARAEIATCAISGAVGTYAHVDPRVEEFVAARLGLEPEGVSTQVIPRDRHAAYFCALAVIASGIERLAVEVRHLQRSEVREAEEFFHPGQKGSSAMPHKRNPVLSENLTGLARLVRAHVIPALENVALWHERDISHSSVERNICPDGTIGLDFALARLAGMMDKLVIYPDRMIANLESLGGVVHSGEVLLALARAGILREDAYRIVQRNAMATWTMLGKPGGRSFRENLEADPEVAGRVPASVLDAAMNSDSHLGALDHSYTRVFGEAGPGRAG; this is encoded by the coding sequence ATGGTTCCGCGTTATACCCGCCCCGCCATGGCCGCCATCTGGGCCCCCGAGAACCGGTACCGGATCTGGTTCGAGATCGAGGCCCTGGCGTGCGAGGCCATGGCGCAGTACGGCGCCGTGCCCGCCGAGGCCGCGAAAGTGGTGCGGGAGAAGGGCGACGCCGCCATGGCCGCGTTCTCGCAGGCCGACCTGGACCGCATCGACGAGATCGAGGCCGAGACCCGGCACGACGTCATCGCGTTCCTGACCTGGCTGGCCGAGAAGATCGGCCCCGAAAGCCGCTTCGTCCATCTGGGCATGACGTCGTCCGACGTGCTGGACACCTGCCTGTCGGTGCAGCTGGTGCAGGCCACCGACATGCTGCTGGCGGACCTGGATGCCGTGCTGGACGCGCTGAAGCGCCGGGCGTTCGAGCATAAATACACGCTGACCATCGGGCGCAGCCACGCGATCCATGCCGAACCGACCTCGTTCGGGCTGAAGCTGGCCGGCCATTACGCCGAATTCGCCCGCAATCGCGAGCGGCTGGTCCGCGCCCGCGCGGAAATCGCCACCTGCGCCATTTCCGGCGCGGTCGGCACCTATGCCCATGTCGACCCCCGGGTCGAGGAATTCGTGGCCGCGCGGCTGGGGCTGGAGCCCGAGGGCGTGTCCACCCAGGTGATCCCGCGCGACCGCCATGCCGCCTATTTCTGCGCGCTGGCGGTGATCGCCAGCGGCATCGAGCGCCTGGCGGTCGAGGTCCGGCACCTGCAGCGTTCGGAAGTGCGCGAGGCCGAGGAGTTCTTCCATCCGGGCCAGAAGGGTTCGTCGGCGATGCCGCACAAGCGGAACCCGGTCCTGTCGGAAAACCTGACCGGCCTGGCCCGCCTGGTGCGCGCGCATGTCATCCCGGCGCTGGAGAACGTGGCGCTGTGGCACGAGCGCGACATCAGCCATTCGTCGGTCGAGCGCAACATCTGCCCCGACGGCACGATCGGCCTGGATTTCGCCCTGGCCCGGCTGGCCGGCATGATGGACAAGCTGGTGATCTATCCCGACCGGATGATCGCGAACCTGGAAAGCCTGGGCGGCGTTGTCCATTCCGGCGAGGTCCTGCTGGCCCTGGCCCGTGCCGGCATCCTGCGCGAGGATGCGTACCGCATCGTCCAGCGCAACGCGATGGCGACCTGGACCATGCTGGGCAAGCCCGGCGGCCGCTCGTTCCGCGAGAACCTGGAAGCCGACCCCGAGGTCGCGGGCCGGGTCCCGGCCTCGGTGCTGGACGCCGCCATGAACAGCGATTCCCACCTGGGCGCGCTGGACCACAGCTATACCCGCGTGTTCGGCGAAGCCGGGCCCGGCCGGGCGGGCTGA
- a CDS encoding NRDE family protein has translation MCTIVLSLAPGSEWPLLLAANRDERLDRPWDAPGRHWPDRPSVIGGRDRLAGGSWLALNDAGVVAGVMNRVGSLGPAAGKRSRGELPLMALEHATATDAMRALATLDAGAWRSFNMVVADRRCAYFISGLGYATPEILRLEPGCHMAATTGPDDLSIPRIGRHLPRFREAARPVPPDWTPWTRILSDRSLPAGSELNIPPRAGFGTCSSSVIGLPAAPDAAPSWHFAAGAPDRVGYAPVDLRSGPAA, from the coding sequence GTGTGTACCATCGTCCTGTCCCTGGCCCCCGGTTCCGAATGGCCCCTGCTGCTGGCGGCCAATCGTGACGAACGCCTGGACCGCCCCTGGGACGCCCCGGGCCGGCACTGGCCCGATCGCCCATCGGTCATCGGCGGGCGGGACCGGCTGGCCGGCGGGTCCTGGCTGGCGCTGAACGATGCCGGGGTCGTCGCGGGGGTGATGAACCGGGTCGGCAGCCTGGGGCCGGCCGCCGGCAAGCGTTCGCGCGGGGAACTGCCGCTGATGGCCCTGGAGCACGCCACCGCGACCGATGCCATGCGCGCGCTGGCCACGCTGGATGCCGGGGCGTGGCGGTCGTTCAACATGGTGGTGGCGGACCGCCGCTGTGCCTATTTCATTTCCGGCCTGGGCTATGCGACGCCCGAGATCCTGCGGCTGGAACCCGGCTGCCACATGGCGGCGACGACGGGGCCTGACGATCTGTCGATTCCCCGGATCGGCCGCCACCTGCCGCGCTTCCGCGAGGCCGCGCGCCCCGTCCCGCCGGACTGGACGCCCTGGACCCGTATCCTGTCCGACCGGTCGCTGCCCGCGGGGAGCGAGCTGAATATTCCGCCGCGCGCGGGATTCGGTACCTGCAGTTCCTCGGTCATCGGCCTGCCGGCGGCGCCGGATGCCGCGCCGTCATGGCATTTCGCCGCCGGGGCGCCCGATCGCGTGGGCTACGCGCCTGTGGATTTAAGGAGTGGCCCGGCCGCCTGA
- the purC gene encoding phosphoribosylaminoimidazolesuccinocarboxamide synthase, giving the protein MARRRQLYEGKAKILFEGPEPGTLVQYFKDDATAGNGAKKGIITGKGVLNNRISEHLMLRLHDIGIPTHFIRRLNMREQLIREVEIIPLEVVVRNVAAGSLAKRLGIPEGTRLPRTIIEYYYKNDSLNDPMVSEEHITAFGWACTHDLDDMVALTMRTNDFLSGLFVGIGITLVDFKLEFGRLWEGEDMRIVLADEISPDNCRLWDAKTSEKLDKDRFRRDMGRVEEAYQEVAWRLGILPEATNSDMKGPEVMQ; this is encoded by the coding sequence ATGGCCCGCCGCCGTCAGCTCTACGAAGGAAAAGCCAAGATCCTCTTCGAGGGTCCGGAACCCGGGACGCTGGTCCAGTATTTCAAGGACGACGCGACCGCCGGCAACGGCGCGAAGAAGGGGATCATCACCGGCAAGGGTGTGCTGAACAACCGCATCAGCGAACATCTGATGCTGCGCCTGCACGACATCGGAATCCCGACCCACTTCATCCGCCGCCTGAACATGCGCGAGCAGTTGATCCGCGAAGTGGAGATCATTCCGCTGGAGGTCGTGGTGCGCAACGTCGCCGCCGGCAGCCTGGCCAAGCGGCTGGGCATTCCCGAGGGCACGCGCCTGCCGCGCACGATCATCGAATATTACTACAAGAACGACAGCCTGAACGACCCGATGGTCAGCGAGGAGCACATCACCGCCTTCGGCTGGGCCTGCACGCACGACCTGGACGACATGGTGGCGCTGACCATGCGCACGAACGACTTCCTGTCGGGCCTGTTCGTCGGCATCGGCATCACGCTGGTCGATTTCAAGCTGGAATTCGGCCGGCTGTGGGAAGGCGAGGACATGCGCATCGTCCTGGCCGACGAGATTTCGCCCGACAATTGCCGCCTGTGGGACGCCAAGACCAGCGAGAAGCTGGACAAGGACCGGTTCCGCCGCGACATGGGCCGCGTCGAGGAAGCGTATCAGGAAGTGGCATGGCGGCTGGGCATCCTGCCCGAGGCCACGAATTCCGACATGAAGGGACCGGAGGTAATGCAATGA
- the purS gene encoding phosphoribosylformylglycinamidine synthase subunit PurS produces the protein MKVRVTVMLKDGVLDPQGKAVAHALHVLGFGGVGEVRIGRVIELELDETDPAAAREKADAMARGLLANLVIEDFVTEVVA, from the coding sequence ATGAAGGTACGCGTGACGGTCATGCTGAAGGACGGCGTGCTGGACCCGCAGGGCAAGGCCGTGGCCCATGCGCTGCATGTCCTGGGCTTCGGTGGCGTGGGCGAGGTCCGCATCGGCCGCGTGATCGAACTGGAACTGGACGAGACCGATCCCGCCGCCGCGCGCGAGAAGGCCGATGCCATGGCGCGCGGCCTGCTGGCCAACCTGGTGATCGAGGATTTCGTGACCGAGGTCGTGGCATGA
- a CDS encoding Rap1a/Tai family immunity protein encodes MTARRSVFLLAAALAAGSAVASLPSSAMAQRVSTLKGGRFLEFCSRAPSVAICDAYLSGLADAVALTQVYDKNQGDKTTPTGFCIAPGATSAEMRGHVVTWLHGHSDQLSKPVGELVFTALHESYPCGGGK; translated from the coding sequence ATGACGGCCCGGCGTTCCGTTTTCCTGCTGGCCGCCGCCCTGGCCGCTGGTAGTGCCGTCGCCAGCCTGCCGTCCAGCGCGATGGCGCAGCGCGTCTCGACCCTGAAGGGCGGGCGGTTCCTGGAGTTCTGCAGCCGGGCGCCCAGCGTCGCGATCTGCGACGCGTACCTGTCGGGTCTGGCGGATGCGGTGGCCCTGACGCAGGTCTATGACAAGAACCAGGGCGACAAGACCACGCCCACGGGTTTCTGCATCGCCCCGGGGGCGACCAGTGCCGAGATGCGCGGCCATGTGGTGACCTGGCTGCATGGGCATAGCGACCAGTTGTCCAAGCCGGTCGGCGAACTGGTCTTCACGGCGCTGCACGAATCCTATCCCTGCGGTGGCGGCAAATGA
- the purQ gene encoding phosphoribosylformylglycinamidine synthase subunit PurQ: MKAGIVVFPGTNRERDMAIALRGVTGRAPAMIWHRDTDLPDLDLVVLAGGFSYGDYLRCGAMAAHAPIMAAVRRFAEAGGHILGVCNGFQILTETGLLPGALLRNAALRFLSQDCHLRVERNDTPFTRRWQVGDVFRTPMAHGDGNYIADDATIHALEDEGRVAFRYARPDGRVDAGDRQTNPNGSVNAIAGVFSANLRICGMMPHPEDLVDPLMGGEDGKPLFEGLVEALVR, encoded by the coding sequence ATGAAGGCCGGCATCGTCGTCTTCCCGGGGACGAACCGGGAGAGGGACATGGCGATCGCGCTGCGCGGCGTGACCGGCCGCGCACCGGCCATGATCTGGCATCGTGATACCGACCTGCCGGACCTGGACCTGGTGGTGCTGGCCGGCGGGTTCAGCTACGGCGATTACCTGCGCTGCGGTGCCATGGCGGCCCACGCCCCGATCATGGCGGCCGTCCGCCGCTTCGCCGAGGCCGGGGGGCATATCCTGGGGGTCTGCAACGGCTTCCAGATCCTGACGGAGACCGGATTGCTGCCCGGCGCGCTGCTGCGCAACGCGGCGCTGCGCTTCCTGTCGCAGGATTGCCATCTGCGCGTCGAACGCAACGACACGCCCTTTACCCGCCGCTGGCAGGTGGGTGACGTGTTCCGTACCCCGATGGCGCATGGCGACGGCAACTACATCGCCGACGACGCGACGATCCACGCGCTGGAAGACGAGGGCCGCGTGGCCTTCCGCTATGCCCGGCCCGACGGGCGGGTGGATGCGGGCGACCGGCAGACGAACCCGAACGGCAGCGTGAACGCGATTGCCGGCGTATTCAGCGCCAACCTGCGGATCTGCGGCATGATGCCGCACCCCGAGGACCTGGTGGACCCGCTGATGGGCGGCGAGGACGGAAAACCCCTGTTCGAGGGGCTGGTGGAGGCTCTGGTCCGATGA
- the purL gene encoding phosphoribosylformylglycinamidine synthase subunit PurL, whose amino-acid sequence MSSEKGQRPVDQDLAKEFGLTAEEYGNVLSIMGRTPSLTELGIFSVMWSEHCSYKSSRVWLKTLPTTAPWVIHGPGENAGVVDIGQGLAAIFKMESHNHPSFIEPYQGAATGVGGILRDVFTMGARPVANLNALRFGSPENPQTRRIVDGVVRGVGGYGNCVGVPTVGGEINFHPSYDGNPLVNAMTVGIARQDRIFLSAAAGVGNPVIYVGSKTGRDGIHGATMSSSEFDEDALAKRPTVQVGDPFVEKLLIEACLELMATDAIVAIQDMGAAGLTSSSVEMAGKGGVGIDLDLDAVPQRERGMTAYEMMLSESQERMLIVIRPDRTDVARAIFEKWELDFAVIGHLTETGHIVVRHQGRVEADIPLDPLADQAPIYRRPTAPAPVPAPLGPLTDPVGIEQALIRLIGCPDLASRAWVWNQYDSTVGGQTVKRPGGADAAIVKIEDTSLGLALTTDCTPRYCRADARLGGAQAVAEAWRNIVATGARPLAVTDNLNFGSPEKPEVMGQFVAAIEGMGEACRALDFPVVSGNVSLYNETRAPDGSSVSILPTPAIGGLGVLEDVAKAVGLAMPADCTLVLVGATRGEMGQSLWLREIHGREDGPPPALDLAAERRNGDFVRGQIQDGHVVACHDVADGGLLVTLAEMVMAGDVGCVLSAPQSGIRPEAFWFGEDQSRYVVAVRDADAFTLAATGAGVETRVLGRSGGDGLTLPSGATISTARLNAVNSAFFPALMDR is encoded by the coding sequence ATGAGCAGCGAAAAGGGACAGCGACCTGTCGATCAGGACCTGGCGAAGGAATTCGGGCTGACCGCGGAAGAATACGGCAACGTCCTGTCGATCATGGGCCGCACGCCCTCGCTGACCGAACTGGGCATCTTTTCGGTCATGTGGTCGGAGCATTGTTCGTACAAATCGTCGCGCGTATGGCTGAAGACGCTGCCGACCACGGCGCCGTGGGTGATCCACGGACCGGGCGAGAATGCCGGCGTCGTCGATATCGGCCAGGGCCTGGCAGCCATCTTCAAGATGGAAAGCCATAACCATCCGTCGTTCATCGAACCCTACCAGGGGGCGGCGACCGGCGTGGGCGGCATCCTGCGCGACGTGTTCACCATGGGCGCGCGGCCGGTGGCGAACCTGAACGCCCTGCGCTTCGGCAGTCCCGAAAACCCGCAGACCCGTCGCATCGTCGACGGCGTGGTGCGCGGCGTGGGCGGATACGGCAATTGCGTCGGGGTGCCGACCGTGGGCGGGGAAATCAATTTCCACCCGTCCTATGACGGCAATCCGCTGGTCAACGCCATGACGGTGGGCATCGCCCGCCAGGACCGGATCTTCCTTTCCGCCGCGGCGGGGGTGGGCAATCCGGTGATCTATGTCGGGTCCAAGACCGGGCGCGACGGCATCCATGGCGCCACCATGTCCTCGTCCGAATTCGACGAGGACGCGCTGGCCAAGCGCCCCACCGTGCAGGTCGGCGACCCGTTCGTGGAAAAGTTGCTGATCGAGGCCTGCCTGGAACTGATGGCCACCGACGCCATCGTGGCGATCCAGGACATGGGCGCCGCCGGCCTGACCTCGTCTTCGGTCGAGATGGCGGGCAAGGGCGGGGTCGGCATCGACCTGGACCTGGATGCCGTGCCGCAGCGCGAACGCGGCATGACGGCGTACGAGATGATGCTCTCGGAAAGCCAGGAGCGCATGCTGATCGTCATCCGTCCCGACCGGACGGACGTCGCGCGCGCGATCTTCGAGAAGTGGGAACTGGATTTCGCGGTCATCGGCCACCTGACCGAGACCGGCCATATCGTCGTGCGCCACCAGGGCCGCGTCGAGGCCGATATTCCGCTGGACCCGCTGGCGGACCAGGCGCCGATCTATCGCCGCCCGACCGCCCCCGCGCCCGTCCCGGCGCCGCTGGGCCCGCTGACCGACCCTGTCGGGATCGAGCAGGCGCTGATCCGGCTGATCGGCTGCCCGGACCTGGCCTCGCGCGCGTGGGTGTGGAACCAGTACGACAGCACGGTGGGCGGCCAGACCGTCAAGCGCCCCGGCGGGGCCGACGCCGCGATCGTCAAGATCGAGGACACGTCGCTGGGCCTGGCGCTGACCACCGACTGTACTCCGCGCTATTGCCGCGCCGACGCCCGCCTGGGCGGGGCGCAGGCGGTGGCCGAGGCCTGGCGCAACATCGTCGCGACCGGCGCGCGCCCCCTGGCGGTGACCGACAACCTCAATTTCGGATCACCCGAGAAGCCCGAGGTCATGGGCCAGTTCGTCGCGGCGATCGAGGGGATGGGCGAGGCCTGCCGCGCGCTGGACTTCCCGGTCGTCAGCGGCAACGTCTCGCTCTACAACGAAACCCGCGCGCCGGACGGGTCCTCGGTCTCGATCCTGCCCACGCCCGCCATCGGCGGCCTGGGGGTGCTCGAGGACGTGGCGAAGGCCGTCGGGCTGGCGATGCCGGCGGACTGCACCCTGGTCCTGGTCGGCGCCACGCGGGGCGAGATGGGCCAGTCGCTGTGGCTGCGCGAGATCCATGGCCGCGAGGACGGGCCGCCGCCGGCGCTGGACCTGGCCGCGGAACGGCGGAATGGCGATTTCGTCCGCGGGCAGATCCAGGACGGCCATGTCGTGGCCTGTCATGACGTCGCGGATGGCGGCCTGCTGGTCACGCTGGCCGAGATGGTCATGGCCGGCGATGTCGGCTGCGTCCTGTCGGCGCCGCAATCGGGCATCCGCCCCGAGGCCTTCTGGTTCGGCGAGGATCAGTCACGATATGTTGTGGCGGTTCGCGATGCCGACGCCTTTACCCTTGCCGCCACGGGGGCAGGGGTCGAAACGCGGGTGCTGGGCCGGTCGGGCGGCGACGGTTTGACTTTGCCCAGTGGCGCCACAATATCGACAGCGCGGTTGAATGCAGTCAATTCGGCGTTCTTTCCTGCCTTGATGGACCGCTAG
- a CDS encoding BolA family protein: protein MAMTAQEIETYIRTALPDASISIEDLAGDGDHYACTVVSEAFRGLSRVRQHQVVYAALQGHMGGKLHALALQTNVPER, encoded by the coding sequence ATGGCGATGACGGCACAGGAAATAGAGACCTATATCCGGACGGCCCTGCCGGATGCCTCGATCAGCATAGAGGACCTGGCGGGGGACGGTGATCATTACGCCTGCACCGTCGTCAGCGAAGCCTTTCGCGGCCTGTCCCGCGTGCGGCAGCATCAGGTTGTCTATGCGGCCCTGCAGGGTCATATGGGTGGCAAGCTGCATGCCCTGGCATTGCAGACCAACGTTCCCGAACGGTAA
- the grxD gene encoding Grx4 family monothiol glutaredoxin, translating to MADTITQRIQNDIDTNPVMLYMKGTAQFPQCGFSAKVVKILNHLGVPFQAANVLEDPELRQGVKDFTNWPTVPQLYVKGEFIGGCDIVSEMFQTGELEKLFVEKGIVTASA from the coding sequence ATGGCTGACACCATCACGCAGCGTATTCAGAACGACATCGATACCAACCCCGTCATGCTGTACATGAAGGGTACCGCCCAGTTCCCGCAGTGCGGGTTCTCGGCCAAGGTGGTGAAGATCCTGAACCACCTGGGCGTGCCGTTCCAGGCGGCCAATGTCCTGGAGGACCCGGAACTGCGCCAGGGGGTCAAGGATTTCACCAACTGGCCGACCGTGCCGCAGCTCTACGTCAAGGGCGAGTTCATCGGCGGCTGCGACATCGTCAGCGAAATGTTCCAGACCGGCGAACTGGAAAAGCTGTTCGTGGAAAAGGGCATCGTGACGGCTTCGGCCTGA
- a CDS encoding YraN family protein: MMAEPTRRRVRGAASYQRGLQAEQVAGAWLQEHGWTILMHRARTRWGEIDLVAQRGAMIVFCEVKCRPHYTTAAESLGRAQMRRLMNAAAWLCAAHPGWIYDEMRFDVLLVTAGDAVHHIADAFRLE, from the coding sequence ATGATGGCAGAACCCACGCGCCGCCGGGTGCGCGGCGCGGCGTCCTATCAGCGCGGCCTGCAGGCCGAACAGGTCGCGGGTGCGTGGTTGCAGGAGCACGGCTGGACGATCCTGATGCATCGGGCCCGTACCCGTTGGGGGGAAATCGACCTGGTCGCGCAACGGGGCGCCATGATCGTGTTTTGCGAGGTCAAGTGCCGCCCCCATTACACCACGGCGGCGGAAAGCCTGGGGCGTGCCCAGATGCGGCGGCTGATGAATGCGGCGGCCTGGCTGTGCGCCGCCCATCCCGGCTGGATCTATGACGAAATGCGTTTTGACGTGCTTCTGGTCACGGCAGGCGATGCCGTGCACCACATCGCGGATGCCTTCAGGTTGGAATGA
- the cls gene encoding cardiolipin synthase, with protein MLLTYWHTVLLLVLLSRVVVALSVAVHVLLNKRDVGAAIGWIGISILMPFTGGVLYAMFGINRVHRRARKLIGRSSWHSRTLSSRWKRAEQGHFAPLSNMVGKLTGRPLMSGNGIRMLHDGDQAYPQMLDAIGGATSSVLLSSYIFRGDDAGDRFIAALIGAHQRGIAVRVLVDGVGSGYFRCPVTHALHRAGVPVGRFMHSLLPWRMPFINMRNHKKILVVDGQLGFMGGLNIGAENVVASHPAHPVSDTHFRVEGPIVHQLTEAFAQDWSFTTGEDLPVDPFFPEVSQHGDILARIVTAGPDSDLEKIEFTMLQAITMARHSVRLMTPYFLPGERFLTELALAALRGIEVDIVIPGRSNHTLIDWARSANLPRFLDSGCRVWRASPPFNHSKLMVVDQHWAFVGSSNLDVRSLRLNFEINLEAYDDAMAGLIDAFIIRHRHERLTHHDLDRRILPIRLRDAGARLFLPYL; from the coding sequence ATGCTGCTGACGTACTGGCATACCGTTCTTCTGCTCGTGTTGCTGTCGCGCGTGGTCGTCGCGCTCAGCGTGGCAGTGCATGTCCTGCTGAACAAGCGCGATGTCGGGGCCGCGATCGGCTGGATCGGCATCTCGATTCTGATGCCGTTCACGGGCGGGGTGCTGTACGCCATGTTCGGCATCAATCGCGTGCATCGCCGCGCGCGCAAGCTGATCGGGCGGTCGTCCTGGCACAGCCGGACCCTGTCCTCACGCTGGAAACGCGCCGAGCAGGGCCATTTCGCGCCGCTGTCCAACATGGTCGGCAAGCTGACCGGCCGCCCGTTGATGAGCGGCAACGGCATTCGCATGCTCCATGACGGGGACCAGGCCTATCCCCAGATGCTCGACGCCATCGGGGGCGCCACCAGCAGCGTACTGCTGTCGTCCTACATCTTTCGTGGTGACGATGCCGGGGACCGGTTCATCGCCGCCCTGATCGGCGCCCATCAGCGGGGCATCGCGGTGCGCGTCCTGGTCGACGGGGTCGGCAGCGGCTATTTCCGCTGCCCCGTGACGCATGCGCTGCACCGGGCCGGGGTTCCCGTGGGGCGGTTCATGCATTCCCTGCTGCCCTGGCGCATGCCGTTCATCAACATGCGCAACCACAAGAAGATCCTGGTGGTGGATGGGCAACTTGGCTTCATGGGCGGCCTGAATATCGGTGCGGAAAACGTGGTCGCCAGCCATCCCGCCCATCCGGTATCGGACACGCATTTCCGGGTCGAAGGCCCGATCGTGCATCAATTGACCGAAGCCTTCGCCCAGGACTGGTCCTTTACCACGGGCGAGGACCTGCCGGTCGACCCGTTCTTCCCCGAGGTCAGCCAGCATGGAGACATCCTGGCCCGGATCGTCACCGCCGGCCCCGATTCCGACCTGGAGAAGATCGAATTCACCATGCTGCAGGCCATCACCATGGCACGGCATTCGGTCCGGCTGATGACGCCCTATTTCCTGCCGGGCGAGCGGTTCCTGACGGAACTGGCGCTGGCCGCCCTGCGCGGGATCGAGGTGGATATCGTCATTCCCGGGCGCAGCAACCACACGCTGATCGACTGGGCGCGGTCGGCCAACCTGCCGCGCTTCCTCGATTCAGGTTGCCGGGTGTGGCGGGCCAGTCCGCCCTTCAACCACTCCAAGCTGATGGTGGTGGACCAGCACTGGGCCTTCGTCGGCAGTTCCAATCTGGACGTGCGCAGCCTGCGGCTGAATTTCGAGATCAACCTGGAAGCGTACGACGACGCGATGGCCGGGCTGATCGACGCGTTCATCATCCGGCATCGGCATGAACGCCTGACGCATCACGACCTGGACCGGCGCATACTGCCGATACGCCTGCGCGATGCGGGGGCGCGGCTGTTCCTGCCCTATTTGTAG
- a CDS encoding endonuclease/exonuclease/phosphatase family protein: MSIVRPYPPSAPHLRPGQRPRPAHLPANAGGSERKIVSWNLLRLVGASPRDVIHLIEQERPDLLLMQEATSDFDALPHLIGGHYARSPLPGRIHGVACWSPSPFRRQPLTCTLPSGPLVRRVAQMIECASFAFTVANVHLSHGQIMNRRQLRRLGEILPAHAAVLGDFNLVGPTLMPHFRDVGPRAPTHRMVDMVPIRIDRCLVRGLSCTEARVLDNYTSDHCPITVRLERSGYK; this comes from the coding sequence ATGAGCATCGTCCGCCCCTATCCCCCCTCGGCGCCGCACCTGCGGCCCGGGCAGCGGCCGCGACCGGCGCACCTGCCGGCGAATGCCGGCGGTTCGGAACGCAAGATCGTCAGCTGGAACCTGCTGCGGCTGGTCGGCGCCTCGCCGCGCGACGTCATCCATCTGATCGAACAGGAACGCCCCGACCTGCTGCTGATGCAGGAAGCGACGTCGGATTTCGACGCTCTGCCCCACCTGATCGGCGGTCATTACGCGCGCTCCCCTCTGCCCGGCCGTATCCACGGCGTGGCGTGCTGGAGCCCCAGCCCCTTTCGCCGCCAGCCGCTGACCTGCACCCTGCCGTCGGGTCCGCTGGTGCGGCGGGTGGCGCAGATGATCGAATGCGCGTCCTTCGCCTTCACCGTCGCCAACGTCCATCTCTCGCACGGCCAGATCATGAACCGGCGGCAGTTGCGGCGGCTGGGCGAAATCCTGCCGGCCCACGCCGCCGTGCTGGGGGATTTCAACCTGGTGGGGCCGACATTGATGCCCCATTTCCGCGATGTCGGGCCGCGTGCGCCCACCCACCGGATGGTCGACATGGTCCCGATCCGGATCGACCGCTGCCTGGTGCGCGGCCTGAGCTGCACCGAGGCCCGCGTCCTGGACAATTACACGTCCGACCATTGTCCCATCACGGTCAGGCTGGAACGATCGGGCTACAAATAG